The Hippoglossus hippoglossus isolate fHipHip1 chromosome 19, fHipHip1.pri, whole genome shotgun sequence genome has a segment encoding these proteins:
- the kcnj12a gene encoding ATP-sensitive inward rectifier potassium channel 12, with product MSVGRINRYSIVSSEEEGLRLTTMHGMNGFGNGKIHTRRKCRNRFVKKNGQCNVQFSNMEEKSQRYMADIFTTCVDIRWRWMLLVFTLVFVVSWLVFGLAFWVIALLHGDLDNPAGDDNFTPCVLQVNGFVAAFLFSIETQSTIGYGYRCVTEECPVAVFMVVFQSIVGCIIDCFMIGAIMAKMARPKKRAQTLLFSHNAVIAMRDGKLCLMWRVGNLRKSHIVEAHVRAQLIKPRITDEGEYIPLDQIDINVGFDKGLDRIFLVSPITILHEIDEESPLFGISKQDLETADFEVVVILEGMVEATAMTTQARSSYLASEILWGHRYEPVLFEEKNLYKVDYSHFHKTYEVPSTPRCSAKDMVENKFLVPSSNSFCYENELAFLHRDEEEEDVGGGGRVLANLSPDRNSRHEFDRLQPNRALDQRSYRRESEI from the coding sequence ATGAGTGTGGGGAGGATCAACCGCTACAGCATTGTGTCATCCGAGGAAGAGGGTCTCCGCCTCACTACCATGCATGGCATGAACGGCTTTGGCAATGGCAAGATCCACACACGCCGCAAGTGCCGCAACCGCTTTGTCAAAAAGAATGGCCAGTGCAACGTGCAGTTTTCCAATATGGAGGAAAAGTCACAACGCTACATGGCTGATATCTTCACTACATGTGTCGATATTCGCTGGCGATGGATGCTGTTAGTCTTCACTCTTGTATTCGTTGTCTCCTGGCTGGTCTTCGGCTTAGCCTTTTGGGTCATCGCTTTGCTGCATGGTGATCTGGATAACCCCGCCGGAGATGACAACTTCACTCCATGTGTCCTACAAGTCAATGGATTTGTGgctgcttttctcttctccatTGAAACACAGTCTACAATAGGTTATGGCTACCGCTGTGTGACTGAGGAGTGCCCAGTGGCTGTCTTTATGGTGGTTTTTCAGTCCATAGTGGGCTGCATCATTGACTGCTTCATGATCGGTGCCATCATGGCCAAGATGGCGAGGCCTAAGAAGCGAGCACAAACACTGTTGTTTAGCCACAATGCTGTCATCGCCATGCGGGATGGAAAGCTGTGTCTCATGTGGAGGGTAGGGAATCTTCGTAAGAGCCACATTGTAGAGGCCCATGTCAGGGCACAGCTCATCAAACCTCGGATCACGGATGAGGGAGAATATATCCCTTTAGACCAGATAGACATTAACGTGGGCTTTGATAAAGGCTTGGACAGGATTTTCTTAGTTTCACCCATCACTATTCTCCATGAGATCGATGAGGAGAGCCCTCTTTTTGGGATCAGTAAACAGGACTTAGAGACAGCAGACTTTGAGGTTGTTGTCATCTTGGAGGGCATGGTTGAAGCAACCGCCATGACCACACAGGCTCGCAGCTCCTATTTGGCCTCTGAGATCCTTTGGGGTCACCGGTATGAGCCAGTCTTGTTTGAGGAGAAGAACCTGTACAAGGTGGATTACTCACACTTTCACAAAACATATGAGGTGCCGTCCACCCCCCGCTGCAGTGCCAAGGACATGGTGGAGAACAAGTTCCTAGTCCCCAGCTCTAACTCCTTCTGCTATGAAAATGAGCTGGCCTTCCTCCAccgtgatgaggaggaggaggatgtagGTGGTGGAGGCAGGGTACTGGCAAACCTCAGTCCAGACCGGAACAGCCGACATGAGTTTGATCGCTTACAGCCCAACAGAGCACTGGATCAACGGTCATATCGCAGAGAGTCGGAAATATGA
- the lyrm1 gene encoding LYR motif containing protein 1, producing the protein MTASTRRTVLALYMRVFRIARTWQAQSEVTSDTESERKYILQEARTLFRQNQQLQDQESVKRCIEECEARIEIGLHYRNPYPRATYLPPMGLATQKGRKLRAQQRLRKQAKPIYLQSHDET; encoded by the exons ATGACGGCCTCCACTCGCAGGACGGTGCTGGCACTGTACATGCGGGTGTTTCGTATCGCCCGAACGTGGCAGGCGCAGAGTGAAGTTACAAGTGACACAGAATCGGAGAGAAAATACATACTTCAGGAGGCCCGCACTCTGTTCAGACAAAACCAGCAG CTCCAAGATCAAGAGTCAGTAAAGAGGTGCATAGAGGAATGTGAAGCAAGGATAGAAATAG GTCTCCATTACAGGAACCCATATCCAAGGGCT ACCTACTTGCCACCAATGGGACTAGCAACTCAGAAGGGCAGGAAGCTGCGAGCGCAGCAGCGCCTGAGGAAGCAGGCCAAGCCAATTTATTTGCAGTCACATGACGAGACCTGA